The Lathyrus oleraceus cultivar Zhongwan6 chromosome 5, CAAS_Psat_ZW6_1.0, whole genome shotgun sequence genome includes the window cttcttatcaaaagctttcttcatcctttgctgatataactgaccatgacacatggcagttaacctcttctcttcaatcaaattcagttgatcaaacctggtctgacaccattcaaccttagtcaacttggcttctatgagaacacgcaatgaaggaatctcaacctctatggggagtactgcttccataccatatacaagagagaaaggggttgcccctgttgaagtgcggatggatgttTGATACtcgtgcaaagcaaatgggagcatctcatgccaatccttatatgtgacaatcatcttctgaataatcttcttgatgttcttgttcgtagcttcaacaaccccattcatcttgggtttctcgggagaagaattatgatgtgcaatcttgaagtctttgcaaagagcttccaccatattattattcaagtttgatccattatcagtaatgatcttacttggcacaccataacggcatataatctgattcttgataaaccttacaataacttgcttggttacattttcATACAATGCCGtttcaacccattttgtgaaaatagtcaattgccaccaaaatgaaacgatgtccattcgaagctttgggctcaatcatcccaatcatatcaattccccacatggagaaaggccatggggaggaaatgacgttcaacagtgtcggaggaacatgaatcttatcaacatattttaacacttatggcatttctttgcaaacttgcaacagtcaaattccattgcatgtctattggaatgagtaccaaaggaaccttcatgcacttcagtcatcaacaagtctgcttcgtgtctatccatgcatctaagcaaaaccatgtcgaagtttcttttgtacagtatatcaccattcaagtagaaattgctggctaatcttctcaaattcttcttatctttcaaagatgccccagacgggtaaatctgactttggaggaaacatttgatgttgTACTACCACGgcttcttgtctttgatttcttcaacaacaaacacatgagctggcctatcaagacgcattaccgacaaattgggaacctcattccaatacttcactacaatcattgacgccaacgttgcaagaccatctgccatccggttctcatctcgaggaatacgatgaaactcaacctttgtaaagaaagttgaaatcctcctcgcataatctctatatggtatcaaaccgggttgattcgtctcccattctcctttgatctgatttacaaccaaagttgagtctccgaagacatctaaatacttaATTCTGAAATtcatggcctcttcgagccccatagtgcaagcttcatattctgccatattgtttgtacacttgaaagtcaatctagctgtaaatggtagatgcgtgccttgaggagtaataatcattgccccaatgccatttccatattgattaacagctccatgaaataccatgccccaacaggaaccaggttctggcccttttccaagcaatggttcatcacaatctttcattttcaagtacaagatctcttcatccggaaaatcatactgcactgactggtaatcttcaattggttggtgagccaaatggtcaaccaagatactacctttgatcgctttctgagatcggttttcaatatcatactctaaaaacaacatctgccaacgggcaattctcccagttaaagcaggcttctcaaatatatacttgattgggtccattttagatatcaaccaagtggtatgattcaacatatattgacgtagacgcttagcagcccaagccaatgtgcaacaagtcttctcaagtatagaatactgagtctcacagtcagggaacttcttactgaggtagtaaattgagaattctttctttccagtctcatcttgctgaccaagaacacaacccatactatcttcaagcatagtcaaatacatgatcagcGGTCTTCCTTCATCAGGTGGAGACGAAATCAGAGGTTCAAGaagatattccttgatactgtcaaattctttctggcaatcttcagtccaatcacaagattgatctttccgaagaagcttgaatatatgtgcacatgtggcagtcatgtgtgaaatgaatcttgaaatataattcaagcggccgagaaaacctctgacttgcttctcagttttgggcgcaggcatctcttgtattgctttgaccttggcaggatcaacttcaatacccttctcgctgacaataaagcccaacaacttacaagaacgaacaccaaaagtacacttattgggattcaaacagagtttgtacttcctcaaacactggaatagcttcaacaaatgctcaacatgttcctcttcatcaattgatttagaaatcatgtcatcgacataaacttcgGTCTCTTTGttcatcatatcatgaaaaagagtagtcatttctctttggtaagttgcaccagcatcTTTAAAtcaaaaggcatcactctataacagaatgttccccaaggtgtaatgaatgtggtcttctccatatcttcgggtgccatcttgatctaattatatccggaaaatccatccataaacgaaaagactttgaatttagtagtattgtctaccaacatatcaatgtgtggtagagggaaatcatcttttagactggctttattcaaatctctgtaatgAATATTAACCCTTTGGGCCTTTAAAGCGAATGTAAGCCATTTCAACACCCTTTTACCATATTGTCTTTGTTTAACTTACACGCAATTACTcatttcttatttttatttcttGGAGTGCTGACCTATATCGTTTCAAATATTTTCCATTTACTCTCAAGATTCTTGTCTTCACTAAGTTCCTCAATCTCATAGGCACCATTAGAGAATACTTGCAAAATTTGGAAAGGGCCTTCCCACTTGGGAGACCACTTCCCAAAGGTTCTATCCtttcgatccattggaaggaCAACTTTCCAGACCAAGTCTTTAGGAGAAAATGTTTTAAGTTTAACCTTCTTATTATAAGAGTTCTCTACTCTCTTCTTTTGTCGTTTTAATAATTCCAAGGAATTTAGTCTCTCTTCATCTAGATCGACTAGTTCATCCAGCATCATGTTCCAATATGATTCTGATGGAATTTCATGATGCCTCTGAATTCTTGTGGATTATAGATAAATTTCTAAtggtaaaactgcatcatgaCCAAAGGTCAGTTGAAAAAGGGTCAAATTAGTGGCTTCATTGGGAGAagttcgacatgcccacaaaatttgatctaaagttttgtgccaatttctaggtttcttccccacatgcttcttaatcaagcCAATAATCACCTTATTAGCTGCTTCGACTTGACCATTAGCCTGAGCATAATATGGCATAGACTTTAACAATTTAAAACCCATTTCCTTAGCaaattcttgcatctttcgaccagtaaatattgatccttgatctgttgtgGCAGTCTCTGAgattccaaatctataaataatATGTTTCTGGAAAAATTCAATCACATCTTCTTGGGCCACATTTGGCAAAGATATAACTTCGACCCATTTTGTAAAATAATCAACGCCAACCAAGATATACCTCTGATTCTTTGATGATGGTGGTTGAATTTCCCCAATTAAATCCAAATCCCAACCTCTAAAAGGCCAAGGTTTGACTATAGAGTGTAATTCGCTCGTAGGGACATGTTGTATGCCCGCATGTACCTTACATTCTTGGCACCCTTTGGCAAATTCGATGCAGTCTTTCAGCATGGTAGGCCAATACATTCCTTGGCGAAATAGaatccatttcatcttatggccaaCTTGGTCCGCCCCACATTCCCCACTATGGACAGTCAAAAGAGCTAAATATGCCTCTGATTCACTAAGATATTTAAGCAAAACTCCCTCAGgagtctttttgaacaattccATCCCCAAAAGAAAATAACTTAAAGCTCGATACCTGGTTTTTTCGGTCGGCAGACGCCCTTGGATCTTGTAAATATTCCACTATTGGTTTCCTCCAATCTTCGTCTGCCAGGTTATCTATTGCCAATATTTTGAAGTTTTCTTTATTAGCGTATCCCAGGTTTGTTTTCTCCAAATCTGATGGGGCTAATATGGTCGGCACGACTCTTCCTCTAACTTCAATGACTTTTTgcaatttttcttttgaaattttatacccGAATGCAATCTGAGCCAAGTCATTAGCCACTTGATTTTTCAATCGAGGTATGTGTCGAATACTAGTCATCTCGAATATTTTTAGCAACCGGCTGGCTATTATGACGTACATAATGAGATTCTCTCTAACACACATGTACTCTTTTGTAATCTATTTTATAACTAACTCTtagtcacccattatttcgactcgagTTGCCCCCAATTCTAACAATATCTCAAGTCCAACTATGAGagcttcatattcagcctcatTGTTCGAGCAGAGGCACTCCACTTTATACTtgagttttgttggaattttattaggagaaaCGATTAAAACTCCTATGCATGTTCCATCTTTGTGGCTAGACCCATCGAAGTATAATTTCCAGGGTTCTAATTCGAGATAGTCCAGTGCATTCTTAGCTATGGAGTGGTCGACTATAAAGTCCGCGACCACTTGTCCCTTAACAGCTTTTAACAGCATATATGTTAAAGAATATTCAGTTAGAGCTAgtgcccattttccaattcgactgtgcaaaattggtttagacaGCATATGTTTAATGACATCGAAgtgagatgaaacataaacatcaacaggttttatataatgcttaAACCTCGTACAAGAAAAATACAAGCATAAACACAAATTTT containing:
- the LOC127079883 gene encoding uncharacterized protein LOC127079883, translated to MTSIRHIPRLKNQVANDLAQIAFGYKISKEKLQKVIEVRGRVVPTILAPSDLEKTNLGYANKENFKILAIDNLADEDWRKPIVEYLQDPRASADRKNQTPEGVLLKYLSESEAYLALLTVHSGECGADQVGHKMKWILFRQGMYWPTMLKDCIEFAKGCQECKVHAGIQHVPTSELHSIVKPWPFRGWDLDLIGEIQPPSSKNQRYILVGVDYFTKWVEVISLPNVAQEDVIEFFQKHIIYRFGISETATTDQGSIFTGRKMQEFAKEMGFKLLKSMPYYAQANGQVEAANKRHHEIPSESYWNMMLDELVDLDEERLNSLELLKRQKKRVENSYNKKVKLKTFSPKDLVWKVVLPMDRKDRTFGKWSPKWEGPFQILQVFSNGAYEIEELSEDKNLESKWKIFETI